Proteins from a genomic interval of Maniola jurtina chromosome 8, ilManJurt1.1, whole genome shotgun sequence:
- the LOC123867765 gene encoding centrosomal protein of 290 kDa-like — translation METDWREILKFSQRELKQAEKEKLCESLSWMETDDIELNFTDLKILFRLAQDIIKYKTEQINGVLGNIEKSKRKNKTKEKSTITDSPAVSADSVFETITHQEEVIKANKDILEQLYADIAELEQRKTQYEGDKNKDQESESSRGTLSELDAIAQLENEVSKRNRHIRKLLGDVKILEEENTTIKGKLTIFKDKLREATLLIENLTEQLFAFNTEHTKLKELLARMEEEKANLVIEIETLKNEVNQNSLINEKTEEDMKSKLQHLKEQVKSYKSKIDALSAENSQLKEDIMIQKPKSDVSPKKIKLEEMKVKQLQEKLVEASEEMVNTANLIQALKEENKYLKTVLEDMPDNSISEHKNESDDGKEKILINKLKRKVKSLNVALQGAEEMVAVREKELTEITAQLRLLRSDEGVNALIEGIKNKKRHLKIKDEGIKSLVQEVNTLSNLVNELQLENATMRNNLGIPINEKINTHGILKKYNDLEIANVELSNKLLEYENKFISLEIDYRDKKSEVLQLKSLLKAANDVCFEKTTSTTLKSILEENEGLRNGLAEILTFMKDNSETTSGVLSMECPSLEGILNAMEARKLAGWFSPHMKTVMELKAAVGGKDALMHALHESRKETFQIMKKLAEEEQRSSELEKVILDIKENSNLKDETSDKISNTADISEGEFGSWMPNNVYEKLDFNDDNQIQDILAKGNMIYKNHFVHAIKYFQNKFTVLFDKFTSLTITAEDNLNKWVVKEEQYKAEIENLKCQLDENEDDTSIRSPGLCTSSKAVFMDRKYNFLENSYKEIRTLNENIKNEYLESKKERMAESFEYEKKVQYLIISVINLNDKLRNSVPVELFLKQNKVLNQYIIKYRNIVEINNKNHIQALDIIKRLDEDKLEIINRFQKDIPETTTNNDQKTNKIISDVEQLVTQKQFEQIALELNKKNVDIETLEKKILDLQTSQSLLIDKTMQIEAIEELHMIEDQMKLLKEENKFLKDQQKDIQYKHDVLLLQLKAYEQGKLNNDIEINMLRHQILDLQSIGDNKAIIARLSGEVLLAQVQTSESYEKIESLKIDLHREKQLRAETEETLIKHQKVFDIFSERCNKQFRTMNSIVEILRNQYVGSLPLISAETFFNRLKEVQHKSQETEEKLNDLEDLRLNLMIKHNIFSQVLDLSKTKCFEDEDSCSHKLQNIIMEKTQKLEIENYNKKILLLEQSHKNLLERCDFLERTLVLVSQGFKTINAKFENPMNYIETGEIEVQDIQTGDEAISKGSLTYTLPHVEPQYIDLKDRKTKYEMSDTNIPNKTVSKSKKVEHRQTQTNLNLRPTDVKLIQTEDDRKTVELNSHINQLLSDNRQKEKLLEEINMKSHQQAQDILLLNTKNNQLNNKLQSLSNTIDEKEKTIENLEIIIDSAKKEINYFKTKESTQTNTNESVHAENQALLANLKKIENDKNDVIVEYKELLKKERREYLKSTKNLQLKLLELQAVVDEKQSKAISANDDVDKETINKYTLKISDLEDKCFKLQSDIEGYKTDLKNQQSELERWKELAIERLSKMEQLSVQLKERHNHEMESYKAENQHWLSQLNETQREHMELRTRLTEQKSFHVKQLAEKDAHIEHLRSVINNLKTQVLSMQTMLTINDPSFDLSAIVEVDEVSDASQQGSDRLELKFDSSGDLNEGQDDFMRIPSSSTTIWQEPLIERLRREKQLVGKQNAILRRQIKALAARERRSRLDAQNLKNQIFRITTTGNKVPSAESAALQNKIQSLQAQLTSARRDAHSSVALWDKCKRAQQAAERWQAKFEEKCQEVKKIDMSLNLAKSAIARLEKEKRALLARLSDMKHEKSLTIEKQDSEESEKAVSRNEDCYTPPPVSTRALLDRIEAQQRRIAALELAEMGNETLVSEYERCLAEITSLKGQVLKLESTLLEGQIRSPLKSADDAKPELDYWKNYCDMLKEENMQLTLRVTSLENVPTSAHHQRVSDLEQTVLTLRGLVSKLQADQKSSVGAHRRVDSRPNSGRSSSEKMRSQVESYRIEISNLKKSIVEKDNLLETSKEMLKIAAEREDDLLRENALLQRRLEQLEIKRGVTST, via the exons ATGGAGACTGACTGGagagaaatattaaaattttcacaaaggGAGTTAAAGCAggctgaaaaagaaaaactttgtGAAAGTTTGTCCTGGATGGAAACAGATGATATCGAACTTAACTTTACTGACCTAAAGATTTTATTTAGACTCGCTcaagatataataaaatataaaactgaacaa ATTAACGGAGTTTTGGGTAAcatagaaaaatcaaaaagaaagaaCAAAACCAAAGAAAAAAGTACGATTACAG aCTCTCCTGCTGTTAGTGCTGACAGTGTATTCGAAACAATTACGCATCAAGAAGAAGTAATAAAAgcaaataaagatattttagaaCAGCTGTATGCAGATATTGCCGAATTAGAACAACGCAAAACTCAATATGAAGGAGATAAAAACAAAGACCAGGAAAGTGAATCAAGTCGCGGAACGCTATCTGAACTAGACGCAATTGCACAATTAGAAAATGAAGTGTCTAAAAGAAACAGACATATAAGAAAATTACTTGGGGACGTCAAA ATATTGGAGGAAGAAAACACTACAATAAAAGGAAAGTTAACAATATTCAAAGATAAGTTAAGAGAAGCTACACTTCTCATTGAAAATTTAACTGAACAATTATTTGCCTTTAACACCGAACACACAAAATTAAAAG AACTTCTCGCAAGAATGGAAGAAGAAAAGGCGAACTTAGTTATAGAAATAGAAACTCTCAAAAATGAAGTAAATCAAAATagtttaataaatgaaaaaaccGAGGAAGATATGAAATCTAAACTTCAGCATCTGAAA GAACAAGTGAAATCCTACAAAAGCAAAATTGACGCGCTATCAGCCGAAAATTCTCAACTAAAAGAAGATATTATGATACAAAAACCAAAATCTGACGTGTCCCCAAAG AAAATCAAATTGGAAGAAATGAAAGTAAAACAATTACAAGAAAAACTGGTAGAAGCGTCAGAAGAAATGGTAAACACCGCGAATTTAATTCAAGCCCTAAAAGAagaaaataagtatttaaaaacagTTCTTGAAGATATGCCTGATAACTCTATATCTGAACACAAAAATGAAAGCGATGATGGTAAagaaaaaattttaataaataaacttaaaagaaAAGTCAAAAGCTTAAATGTAGCCCTTCAAGGTGCAGAAGAAATGGTAGCTGTAAGAGAAAAAGag ctTACAGAAATAACGGCACAATTAAGACTACTACGCTCAGATGAAGGGGTCAATGCACTAATAGaaggcataaaaaataaaaaaagacatCTTAAAATTAAGGACGAAGGTATTAAATCATTAGTACAGGAAGTAAATACATTGAGCAACCTCGTGAATGAACTTCAACTTGAAAATGCAACCATGAG AAATAATCTTGGTATTccgataaatgaaaaaataaatacgcatggcattttaaaaaaatataacgatTTGGAGATAGCAAATGTGGAACTATCGAATAAATTGCTAGAGTACGAAAATAAGTTTATTTCTCTAGAAATTGATTATCGTGATAAAAAATCAGAAGTCCTGCAACTGAAatctctattaaaagccgcaAATGATGTATGTTTTGAAAAAACAACGTCTACAACTCTAAAATCTATATTAGAAGAAAATGAAGGTCTTCGAAATGGACTGGCAGAGATTTTAACATTTATGAAAGATAATA GCGAGACAACTTCTGGAGTTCTTTCGATGGAATGTCCCAGTTTAGAAGGTATTTTAAATGCAATGGAAGCACGAAAATTGGCTGGTTGGTTTTCACCACACATGAAAACCGTTATGGAATTAAAAGCAGCAGTAGGTGGAAAGGATGCTTTAATGCATGCCCTACACGAATCAAG GAAAGAGACAtttcaaataatgaaaaaacTCGCTGAAGAAGAACAAAGATCGTCTGAATTAGAAAAAGTAATACTTGATATAAAAGAAAACTCAAATTTAAAAGATGAAACAAGCGATAAAATATCAAACACAGCAGATATAAGTGAAGGAGAATTTGGATCTTGGATGCCTAATAACGTATATGAAAAACTTGATTTTAATGATGATAACCAGATACAAGATATCCTTGCTAAGGGAAATATGATATACAAAAACCACTTCGTACacgctataaaatattttcaaaacaaatttACAGTTCTTTTTGACAAATTTACTTCGTTAACTATAACTGCTGaagataatttaaataaatgggtGGTTAAAGAAGAACAATATAAAGCTgagatagaaaatttaaaatgtcaATTAGATGAAAATGAAGATGATACTAGCATTCGATCACCTGGATTATGCACTTCCTCTAAAGCAGTTTTTATGGATAGAAAGTATAATTTTCTTGAGAATTCATACAAAGAAATAAGAactttgaatgaaaatattaagaATGAATATTTAGaaagtaagaaagaaagaatggCTGAATCATTTGAATACGAAAAAAAagttcaatatttaattatatctgTTATAAACCTGAATGATAAGCTGCGAAATTCAGTACCAGTTGAGTTATTtcttaaacaaaataaagttttgaatcaatatataattaaatatcgAAACATAGTCGAAATCAACAATAAAAATCATATTCAAGCACTAGATATAATAAAGCGATTAGATGAGGATAAACTCGAAATCATTAATCGGTTTCAAAAAGACATTCCAGAAACAA cAACTAATAACGatcaaaaaacaaataaaataatatcagatGTAGAACAATTAGTAACACAGAAACAATTCGAACAAATAGCTTTGgagttgaataaaaaaaacgttgACATAGAGACGttagaaaagaaaatattggATTTACAAACTTCGCAATCGCtactaat AGATAAGACAATGCAGATAGAAGCGATAGAAGAATTGCATATGATAGAAGACCAAATGAAATTATtgaaagaagaaaataaattcCTTAAAGATCAACAGAAAGATATCCAATACAAACATGATGttttacttttacaa TTAAAGGCATATGAACaaggaaaattaaataatgataTAGAAATAAATATGTTAAGACATCAAATTCTTGATCTTCAGTCAATTGGGGATAACAAAGCAATAATCGCCAG ACTCAGTGGTGAAGTATTATTAGCACAAGTACAAACGTCTGAAAGCTATGAAAAAATTGAATCACTGAAAATAGATTTACATAGAGAGAAACAGTTAAGAGCTGAGACGGAAGAAACGTTGATTAAACATCAAAAAGTCTTTGATATTTTCTCTGAGAGGTGTAATAAACAGTTtag AACTATGAATAGTATAGTCGAAATTTTACGGAATCAATATGTTGGTAGCTTACCTCTAATCTCTGCAGAAACTTTTTTCAATAGACTCAAAGAAGTTCAACATAAATCGCAAGAAACTGAGGAAAAACTTAATGACTTAGAAGACTTACGATTAAATCTCATGataaaacacaatatttttagTCAAGTTTTAGATCTATCAAAGACAAAATGCTTTGAGGATGAAGACAGTTGTTCACATAAACTGCAAAACATAATTATG GAAAAGACTCAAAAACTAGAgattgaaaattataataaaaaaatattactgttAGAACAATCACACAAAAATCTTTTAGAGCGTTGTGATTTTCTAGAAAGGACGTTAGTATTAGTAAGTCAAggttttaaaactataaatgctaaatttgaaaatccaatgaATTACATAGAAACTGGAGAAATTGAAGTCCAAGATATTCAAACTGGTGACGAAGCCATTAGTAAAG GAAGTCTCACATACACTTTACCACATGTCGAACCACAATATATTGATTTAAAAGATCGAAAAACAAAATATGAGATGTCTGACACTAACATTCCAAATAAGACTGTTTCAAAGTCTAAAAAGGTGGAACATCGTCAAACTCAAACTAATTTGAACCTAAGACCAACAGATGtaaagttaatccaaactgaaGATGATAGAAAAACTGTGGAGCTTAATTCCCATATAAATCAACTTTTGAGTGATAACCgacaaaaagaaaaactgttagAGGAAATTAATATGAAATCTCATCAACAAGCACAAGATATACTCCTTTTGAACACGAAAAACAaccaattaaataataaattacaaagtCTATCTAATACTATCgacgaaaaagaaaaaacaattgaaaaTTTGGAAATAATTATAGATTCTgccaaaaaagaaataaattattttaaaacgaaAGAATCAACACAAACAAACACTAATGAATCAGTACACGCTGAGAATCAAGCCTTATTAGCAAATctcaaaaaaatagaaaatgataaaaatgatgtTATAGTGGAATAcaaagaacttttaaaaaaggAAAGGCGTGAATATTTAAAATCGACCAAAAAtttacagttaaaattattagaGTTACAGGCTGTAGTTGATGA AAAACAGTCTAAAGCAATCTCCGCAAACGATGACGTTGACAAAGAaactattaataaatatacattaaaaattaGTGATCTGGAGGATAAGTGTTTTAAATTGCAAAGTGATATAGAAGGATACAAAACAGATTT AAAAAATCAACAAAGTGAGTTAGAACGTTGGAAAGAGTTGGCCATAGAACGATTATCAAAAATGGAACAGCTTAGTGTCCAATTGAAAGAGAGACACAACCATGAA ATGGAATCATACAAAGCTGAGAACCAGCACTGGTTGTCGCAATTAAATGAGACACAACGTGAGCATATGGAGCTAAGGACACGATTGACGGAGCAAAAATCTTTCCATGTAAAGCAGTTAGCAGAAAAGGACGCACACATTGAACATCTACGCTCtgttataaataatttgaag ACACAAGTACTCAGCATGCAGACAATGCTTACAATAAATGATCCTAGTTTCGATTTATCCGCCATCGTCGAAGTTGATGAAGTGAGCGACGCGTCGCAACAAGGCTCAGATAGACTGGAACTGAAGTTTGATTCCTCTGGCGACTTGAACGAAGGTCAAGATGATTTTATGAGGATACCGAGTAGTTCTACAACTatatg GCAGGAACCGTTGATAGAGCGTTTACGAAGAGAAAAACAGTTGGTGGGAAAACAGAATGCTATATTGAGGAGACAAATAAAAGCCCTCGCTGCGAGGGAGCGCAGGTCACGCTTGGACGCACAGAATCTCAAAAATCAAATCTTTCGTAT CACTACCACGGGTAACAAAGTCCCCTCGGCGGAGTCAGCGGCGCTTCAAAATAAGATTCAGTCTTTACAAGCCCAGCTGACGAGCGCTCGACGTGACGCCCATTCTTCTGTAGCACTCTGGGATAAATGCAAAAG AGCCCAACAAGCAGCGGAAAGATGGCAAGCGAAATTCGAAGAAAAATGTCAAGAAGTTAAGAAAATAGATATGAGCTTGAATTTAGCGAAGTCTGCGATTGCGAGACTAGAAAAAGAAAAACGCGCTCTTCTCGCCAGACTGAGTGATATGAAAC ATGAAAAGTCGCTGACAATTGAGAAGCAGGATTCAGAAGAGTCCGAGAAAGCGGTGTCTAGAAATGAAGACTGCTATACACCTCCTCCCGTATCGACACGTGCACTTCTCGACAGAATCGAAGCTCAGCAACGTCGAATTGCTGCACTGGAACTTGCAGAAATG GGAAACGAAACGTTAGTATCGGAGTATGAGAGGTGTTTGGCAGAGATAACGTCGCTAAAGGGTCAAGTGCTCAAATTGGAATCCACACTGCTCGAAGGTCAAATTAGATCACCATTGAAGTCCGCAGATGACGCAAAACCAGAACTGGATTATTGGAAGAA TTATTGCGACATGttgaaagaagaaaatatgCAGTTGACGTTGCGTGTGACCTCTCTAGAGAACGTACCAACGTCAGCCCATCACCAACGCGTCAGCGACTTGGAACAGACCGTGTTGACTCTCAGAG GGCTTGTCAGCAAACTACAAGCAGACCAAAAGTCATCAGTGGGTGCCCATAGGCGTGTCGACTCTCGTCCCAATAGTGGACGCAGCAGCTCGGAGAAG ATGCGCAGTCAAGTGGAATCATACCGCATTGAGATATCAAACCTCAAAAAGAGTATCGTTGAGAAAGATAATCTTTTGGAGACTTCCAAAGAGATGCTTAAGATTGCTGCAGAAAGAGAAGATGACTTATTAAGGGAG aATGCACTGTTGCAGCGGCGTTTAGAACAACTAGAAATTAAAAGAGGAGTCACGTCGACATAA